One Halichondria panicea chromosome 3, odHalPani1.1, whole genome shotgun sequence genomic region harbors:
- the LOC135333649 gene encoding E3 ubiquitin-protein ligase TRIM71-like — translation MLTQQKLKDLVAQTQVKLSVCLEYAEECLKGTDSGEVCEHISTIQPEPEINAIMELVTKGKEPLQAACRDFLEIEHGGSFSFENSLTTGDGLKTAVTGEIKVVSFQAMTKNNEKFKGILDLKAELVHIETKKKLRCEVVKQQNGKHEINYHPMKRGKHELHITVNGDAVRGSPFLISVTLGKLAKPSRVIYGLDGPRGTVFNNKGQLIVIEGHITQTVSVFTPEGEKIQTFGQLNGAFGVTVDKDDNIYVVESTNPNHRINKFSSNGELVAAVDSTTCTESICLFGICYNRIENNLYVLSFPTIQVLSTELKFIRCFGISDNGNESFNSAAYGTKSFNSAAFDSANNLYVTKRNRVLVFNAERQFLRAFSQKHDSQDQDRDLFAIAIDSSDTVYVSSNCVVILFTSEGDYITTFGVGGWEIYGLSIDCNDAVVVSDCSNGRLQKF, via the coding sequence atgctgactcagcaaaaaCTGAAGGATCTGGTGGCACAGACTCAAGTAAAACTATCCGTATGTTTGGAATATGCTGAGGAGTGTCTCAAAGGCACTGACAGTGGTGAAGTATGCGAGCATATTTCCACTATTCAACCGGAGCCAGAGATAAACGCTATCATGGAGCTAGTTACTAAAGGAAAAGAACCTCTCCAAGCAGCATGTCGAGATTTCCTAGAAATTGAGCATGGTGGTTCGTTCAGCTTCGAGAACAGCCTCACGACAGGAGATGGTCTGAAAACTGCTGTAACTGGAGAAATAAAAGTTGTATCCTTCCAAGCAATGACCAAGAATAACGAAAAATTCAAAGGTATACTGGACCTCAAAGCTGAACTTGTGCATATCGAGACAAAAAAGAAATTGAGATGTGAAGTGGTTAAGCAGCAAAATGGTAAACACGAGATCAACTATCACCCTATGAAACGAGGAAAGCATGAACTACATATCACTGTCAATGGGGACGCAGTACGAGGCAGTCCATTCCTAATATCTGTAACCTTGGGGAAATTAGCTAAGCCTTCCCGAGTTATATACGGTTTGGATGGACCACGAGGCACTGTCTTCAATAATAAGGGACAGTTGATCGTTATTGAAGGTCATATTACACAAACTGTCTCTGTATTTACACCAGAGGGTGAGAAAATACAAACGTTTGGACAGCTGAATGGTGCATTTGGAGTAACGGTGGATAAAGACGACAACATCTATGTAGTGGAGAGTACTAATCCTAATCATCGTATAAACAAGTTCTCATCGAATGGAGAGCTTGTGGCAGCAGTTGACAGTACCACGTGCACTGAATCTATATGCTTGTTTGGTATCTGTTATAACAGAATAGAGAACAACTTGTATGTGCTTAGCTTTCCTACGATACAAGTTCTCTCTACTGAACTAAAGTTCATACGATGTTTTGGCATATCTGACAATGGAAACGAATCATTTAATAGTGCAGCATATGGAACCAAATCATTTAATAGTGCAGCATTTGATAGCGCCAACAATCTCTATGTGACTAAACGTAATCGAGTACTAGTCTTCAATGCTGAACGTCAATTTTTGAGAGCATTCTCACAAAAGCATGATAGTCAGGACCAGGATCGAGATCTCTTTGCCATTGCCATCGACAGCAGTGACACAGTGTACGTGAGCAGCAATTGTGTTGTGATTTTGTTCACATCTGAGGGAGACTACATCACCACTTTTGGTGTAGGTGGGTGGGAAATTTACGGACTCTCTATTGATTGTAATGACGCAGTTGTTGTATCTGATTGTAGCAACGGCCGACTGCAGAAATTTTAA